One window of Thermocoleostomius sinensis A174 genomic DNA carries:
- a CDS encoding metal ABC transporter solute-binding protein, Zn/Mn family produces the protein MSQLSNLSSRPPKLSRKLVLLSAIATFATGLGSCAPSTPTATDSAGTDTTNPVASADTSDAETLTIVTTTIPVTNFTEAVAGDRAEVTYLLPPNVGPHDFQAKPDDVRAIAAADVLVQNGLELETFLDSLIENANNPNLQVIDTSEGIVPIANEEPYGHSHAHDEAHAHGDHAHDHDHAHDQEDLSTATTGTSHAHAHGEFDPHIWLDPQKAIQQVENIRDGLIAVDPEGEAIYTENAAAYIQELETLDAEIAEMLQPYRGQKFVTYHDFAFYFAQRYALEAEYLVGLPEENPSPDDVKRVLETAGSANLKVLLTEPQASNSKFSALASDLDVQVSSFDPMETGGSDSLSADYYLRIMRENVENLRSAFEQSQASTLRWTVAQFPRSIALLDCLTA, from the coding sequence ATGTCTCAGTTAAGCAATCTATCTTCCCGTCCCCCTAAGCTTTCTCGTAAATTGGTGCTGTTGAGTGCAATCGCTACCTTTGCGACCGGTCTAGGTAGCTGTGCACCATCTACACCCACAGCAACCGATTCTGCGGGCACAGATACCACGAATCCGGTAGCTTCTGCTGACACGTCCGATGCCGAAACGTTGACCATTGTCACGACGACCATTCCTGTCACAAACTTTACAGAAGCTGTGGCAGGTGATCGGGCTGAAGTAACCTATTTGTTGCCTCCTAACGTTGGCCCTCACGATTTTCAAGCTAAACCCGATGATGTGCGCGCGATCGCAGCGGCGGATGTGTTGGTGCAAAACGGATTAGAACTAGAAACGTTTCTCGACAGCTTGATCGAAAATGCCAACAATCCAAATTTGCAGGTTATCGACACCAGCGAAGGCATTGTACCCATTGCAAACGAAGAGCCATACGGACATAGCCACGCACATGATGAAGCTCATGCCCACGGCGATCACGCCCACGATCATGATCACGCTCACGATCAGGAAGATCTGTCTACTGCAACCACAGGCACGTCCCATGCCCATGCTCATGGTGAGTTCGATCCGCATATTTGGCTTGATCCCCAAAAGGCCATTCAACAAGTGGAGAACATCCGCGACGGTCTAATTGCTGTTGATCCAGAGGGTGAAGCCATCTACACCGAAAATGCAGCCGCTTACATTCAGGAGTTGGAAACGCTCGATGCGGAAATTGCTGAAATGCTGCAACCCTATAGGGGGCAGAAGTTTGTCACCTATCACGACTTTGCTTTTTACTTTGCCCAACGCTATGCCTTAGAGGCAGAGTATTTAGTTGGTTTGCCTGAAGAGAATCCCTCGCCCGATGATGTAAAACGGGTATTAGAAACCGCAGGCAGCGCTAATCTGAAGGTTCTACTGACGGAACCTCAAGCCAGCAACAGCAAGTTTTCGGCCCTGGCAAGTGATTTGGATGTGCAGGTCAGCAGTTTTGATCCGATGGAAACAGGTGGGTCGGACAGTCTATCCGCAGACTATTACCTAAGAATCATGCGGGAAAACGTTGAAAACCTCAGGTCTGCTTTTGAACAATCCCAAGCCTCTACCCTGAGATGGACGGTCGCTCAGTTTCCCCGTTCGATCGCTCTGCTCGATTGCCTTACCGCATAG
- a CDS encoding DUF922 domain-containing Zn-dependent protease, with product MFNFQLVVPWLLTSTLASASVPSPAPTIPDITLEKTPTPIVRVHYNYYPISGTTAMDLRAEMLRYGPHGELAERPYDGYTHWHVRWSYNYATTNEGCTVTGVESSVDVTFTLPWWNVPAEASGSVVAAWNQYVGALQLHENGHMAHGVAAATEITRTLNQFPAYPSCTALREAISRTTRQIVQHYNQRDIDYDLSTQHGLTQGAMFPPHQHSASQETLPSY from the coding sequence GTGTTCAATTTTCAACTTGTTGTTCCCTGGTTGCTTACTTCCACTCTTGCCTCGGCCAGTGTTCCGTCCCCTGCGCCTACCATTCCTGACATCACACTTGAGAAAACGCCTACTCCGATCGTGCGTGTCCACTACAATTACTATCCTATTTCCGGTACAACGGCTATGGATTTGCGGGCTGAAATGTTGCGATACGGCCCCCACGGCGAATTAGCCGAACGCCCATACGACGGCTATACACACTGGCATGTGCGCTGGTCTTATAACTACGCCACTACAAACGAGGGCTGTACGGTGACTGGGGTTGAAAGCAGCGTGGATGTCACATTTACGTTACCGTGGTGGAATGTTCCAGCAGAGGCGTCTGGTTCCGTGGTTGCTGCTTGGAATCAGTATGTAGGAGCACTGCAACTTCATGAAAACGGACATATGGCGCACGGCGTTGCGGCTGCTACCGAAATTACCCGTACATTAAATCAGTTTCCGGCTTATCCTTCCTGTACTGCATTGAGAGAAGCTATCAGTAGAACCACGCGACAAATTGTGCAGCACTATAATCAGCGAGACATTGATTATGATCTAAGCACACAGCATGGACTCACGCAGGGTGCTATGTTTCCACCCCATCAGCATAGCGCTTCTCAGGAGACGCTTCCTTCCTACTAG
- a CDS encoding cupin domain-containing protein — MTDTSVTKVDSQSSPIGEMGQKYLASGKRVSMRLWEKEHPGDSKPESRRDYETVGYVIDGFAELYIEGQMILLEPGSSWVVPAGANHTYKILEPFTAIEATSPPAEMHGRDEN; from the coding sequence ATGACGGATACAAGTGTAACTAAAGTTGACTCTCAATCCTCACCCATAGGCGAAATGGGGCAAAAATATTTAGCGTCTGGCAAACGGGTATCGATGCGGCTTTGGGAGAAAGAACACCCCGGAGACTCTAAACCGGAATCACGGCGAGATTATGAAACCGTTGGATATGTAATTGATGGGTTTGCTGAACTGTACATTGAGGGACAAATGATTTTACTTGAGCCGGGCAGTTCTTGGGTTGTTCCGGCTGGCGCAAATCACACCTACAAAATCTTAGAACCCTTTACTGCGATCGAAGCAACCAGTCCCCCCGCAGAGATGCACGGCCGTGACGAAAACTAG
- a CDS encoding sulfotransferase domain-containing protein, whose product MYRSASTLQFQITSRLVKDNQLGQQIGWIDALRFNAVRDRYIHEPELKVIKVHTCTEPIAAEFWQGNAIGIYTFRDIRDVFVSSMRQRNKSFDSVWEEGFIEQCLENHKRWTELPNVLISRYETIMSDLPHEVDRIAKHLGINLKPNECQAIAADYSIEIQQVRIQQFTNTLLQTPLAPNDHREIVDYHDEETLLHMNHINSAQVGRWRHDLSSQEAILIGDRVKDWCAHNTYPASEFLHSTPS is encoded by the coding sequence ATGTATCGCTCTGCTTCTACCTTACAGTTTCAAATTACTTCACGGCTTGTCAAAGACAATCAATTGGGTCAGCAAATTGGCTGGATTGATGCCCTGCGGTTTAATGCAGTGCGCGATCGATATATTCATGAGCCTGAGTTAAAAGTGATCAAAGTTCATACCTGTACCGAACCAATCGCAGCAGAGTTTTGGCAAGGGAATGCAATCGGAATTTATACATTTCGTGACATTCGAGATGTTTTTGTTTCTAGCATGAGACAACGTAACAAATCCTTTGACTCTGTTTGGGAGGAAGGATTCATTGAGCAATGTTTGGAAAACCACAAGCGCTGGACTGAATTACCCAATGTTTTGATTTCTCGCTATGAAACTATCATGTCTGATCTTCCCCATGAAGTCGATCGAATCGCTAAGCATCTCGGCATCAACTTGAAGCCAAATGAGTGTCAAGCAATTGCCGCAGATTACTCCATCGAGATTCAACAGGTGCGAATTCAACAGTTTACCAACACCTTACTGCAAACGCCCCTAGCACCCAACGATCATCGCGAAATTGTCGATTATCATGACGAAGAAACGTTACTGCACATGAATCACATTAATTCGGCACAAGTAGGACGTTGGCGACATGATTTGTCTAGCCAGGAAGCAATCCTCATTGGCGATCGGGTGAAAGACTGGTGTGCACACAATACCTACCCTGCGTCGGAGTTTTTGCATTCTACTCCAAGCTAA
- a CDS encoding peptidylprolyl isomerase: MNTVLQVNHQSIASDEVLPLLIRYHLLLDLVRELVLDQAIESVLISNDELAAIKIEKQATENLTSKYDTELQIELPQEDQQVIRRLKIEKFKQLKWGDQIDLYFLQRQHQLTKVIYSLIRTHDRDLLNELYFRINSNEQSFAELARLYSQGTEAQTEGLIGPIEIGSYHPAFAQLLAHSPLGQLQPPMQLGEWWIILRVEQRIAAQLDEPMRQRLLNDLFEKWLDNRLSILCPQGTLHWQS; the protein is encoded by the coding sequence ATGAATACAGTCTTACAGGTGAATCATCAATCGATCGCCTCAGACGAGGTACTACCACTGCTCATCCGCTATCATCTGTTGCTGGATTTAGTGCGTGAATTGGTTCTTGATCAAGCGATCGAATCAGTGCTCATATCCAATGATGAGCTTGCAGCCATCAAAATTGAGAAACAAGCAACCGAGAATTTAACCTCTAAATATGACACTGAATTACAAATTGAGTTGCCACAGGAAGACCAGCAAGTAATTCGACGGCTAAAGATTGAGAAATTTAAGCAACTCAAATGGGGAGATCAAATTGATCTGTATTTCTTACAGCGGCAACACCAACTCACAAAAGTAATTTATTCATTGATTCGCACGCATGATCGAGATCTCCTCAATGAATTGTATTTCCGCATCAACTCTAACGAACAGTCCTTCGCAGAACTAGCTCGACTCTACTCTCAAGGAACCGAAGCGCAAACGGAAGGGTTAATTGGGCCTATAGAGATAGGAAGCTATCATCCTGCGTTTGCACAACTTCTTGCCCATAGTCCCTTGGGACAGCTTCAACCTCCGATGCAACTGGGCGAATGGTGGATCATTTTACGAGTCGAACAACGAATAGCAGCGCAACTGGATGAACCAATGCGGCAACGATTGCTAAATGACTTATTTGAGAAATGGCTCGATAACCGCCTCAGCATTCTCTGTCCACAGGGGACTTTGCATTGGCAATCCTGA
- a CDS encoding PPC domain-containing protein has product MAEFELGLFPSGRTRSFNNFVGNVDPEDTFRFFLTGSNNYINAALTGMSQDADLYLYRDVNNNGIIDFRDQLVSQSSAGGNADDAINVRVSLPGSYIAQVRRFGSSNTNYRLSLSNFNPSNLLPVEADAGVLRAAPYVRNDSVGTNDTADVTRFTMGSVGNYNASLTNITAGTDVDMRLIRDVDGDRVLTGRDVVIASSTRGSNLDEAINVRNLAAGTYFLQTYLFSGNNANYTLRMSNGGFRPGNLLTNDVNAGTLSSTPFTQTNFVSTNDSENLYRFTMGSAGNFNASLTGISGGDVDMRLIRDSNNNGIVDVGDEVVRSQAGSTNDEAINVRNLAAGTYFLQTYLFSGNNVNYTLKMSNTGSSGFSPSNLLPTETNVGVLTGTTTHFDSVSTNDAADTFRFGVSSSRTVNLSLTGLQADADLRLIRDINNNGVVDSGEVISTSLAGGTSSEQISAFLSPGNNYFAQVYLFPSTGSTPYTLSIS; this is encoded by the coding sequence ATGGCAGAATTTGAATTGGGTTTGTTTCCGTCTGGTCGTACTCGTAGCTTCAACAATTTTGTTGGCAACGTCGATCCTGAAGATACCTTTCGCTTTTTCCTCACTGGCTCAAACAATTATATTAACGCTGCGTTGACTGGAATGTCTCAAGATGCCGATCTATATCTGTATCGAGACGTCAACAACAACGGTATCATTGATTTCCGCGATCAACTCGTCTCTCAATCGAGCGCAGGGGGCAATGCCGATGACGCCATCAATGTGCGTGTCAGTTTACCCGGTTCTTATATTGCTCAGGTGCGCCGGTTTGGCAGCAGCAATACGAACTATCGCCTCAGTTTGTCTAACTTCAACCCCAGTAACTTGCTTCCCGTTGAAGCTGATGCTGGAGTTTTGCGAGCAGCCCCCTATGTGCGCAATGATTCCGTTGGCACTAATGATACAGCAGATGTCACTCGTTTCACGATGGGCAGCGTCGGCAACTACAATGCGTCACTCACTAATATCACCGCTGGAACTGATGTGGACATGCGGCTGATTCGAGATGTAGACGGCGATCGGGTGTTAACTGGACGCGATGTAGTAATTGCTTCTTCAACACGCGGTAGCAATCTTGATGAGGCCATTAATGTGCGCAATCTGGCGGCAGGCACCTATTTCCTACAAACCTACCTGTTCAGCGGCAACAATGCGAACTATACGCTGCGAATGTCCAATGGTGGCTTTCGTCCGGGAAATCTGTTGACGAACGATGTGAATGCTGGCACGTTGAGCAGTACTCCATTCACTCAAACAAACTTTGTCAGCACGAATGATTCGGAGAATTTGTACCGCTTTACTATGGGCAGTGCGGGCAACTTTAACGCCTCTTTGACTGGTATTTCGGGCGGAGATGTGGATATGCGCTTGATCCGCGACAGCAACAACAATGGCATTGTCGATGTTGGGGATGAAGTGGTGCGATCGCAGGCAGGGAGTACAAATGACGAAGCAATTAATGTGCGCAATCTGGCGGCAGGCACCTATTTCCTACAAACCTACCTGTTTAGCGGCAACAATGTGAACTATACGCTGAAAATGTCGAATACAGGTTCGTCTGGTTTCTCACCTAGCAATCTTCTACCCACCGAAACCAACGTGGGCGTCCTTACTGGAACAACCACTCATTTTGACTCTGTAAGTACCAACGATGCAGCCGACACTTTCCGCTTTGGCGTTTCATCGTCTCGAACTGTCAACCTTTCGCTAACGGGGCTGCAAGCTGATGCCGACCTGCGGCTCATTCGAGATATCAACAATAATGGCGTTGTCGATAGTGGTGAGGTCATTAGTACTTCACTAGCGGGTGGTACGTCGTCTGAGCAAATCTCAGCGTTCTTGTCACCGGGCAACAACTACTTTGCGCAGGTTTATCTCTTCCCCAGCACTGGCAGCACACCTTACACATTGTCTATCTCATAA
- a CDS encoding DNA-3-methyladenine glycosylase family protein, protein MSYSIALTTLKQADPILATLIDRVGDCTLLQQQQTGDLLYSLAESIIYQQLSGKAAATIHRRFLQLYRDKPGLRAIDILNTPDEVLRQAGLSRAKALYIKDLAQKILAGLPTLAELEGLNDEAIITTLTQVKGIGRWTAQMLLIFRLHRLDVLPVDDLGVRVGIRNLYSLDQLPNKKLVEAFGQKWQPYRSIASWYLWRSLD, encoded by the coding sequence ATGAGCTACTCAATTGCCCTAACAACGTTGAAACAGGCTGATCCGATTTTGGCCACTCTGATCGATCGGGTCGGTGATTGCACCCTATTGCAACAACAGCAAACCGGAGATTTACTGTATTCCCTTGCCGAGTCTATTATTTATCAACAGCTTTCTGGCAAAGCTGCCGCTACTATTCACCGTCGGTTTCTTCAGCTTTACAGAGACAAACCTGGACTGAGGGCGATCGATATTCTTAACACGCCGGATGAAGTCTTGCGTCAGGCGGGGCTGTCGCGGGCCAAAGCGCTCTACATCAAAGATCTGGCCCAAAAAATTCTGGCTGGTTTGCCAACGTTGGCAGAATTAGAGGGGCTGAACGATGAAGCAATTATTACTACATTGACGCAGGTAAAGGGAATCGGGCGATGGACAGCTCAAATGCTGCTAATTTTTCGGTTACATCGCTTAGATGTGCTTCCGGTGGATGATTTAGGTGTGCGAGTAGGCATTCGTAATCTATATAGTCTAGATCAGTTACCCAACAAGAAACTAGTAGAAGCCTTTGGGCAAAAATGGCAGCCCTATCGCTCGATCGCGTCTTGGTACCTATGGCGCAGTCTAGATTAG